gcctcagacacttgacatgacctagctgtgtgaccttgggcaagccacttcaccccacaaacaaaaaagtagagaaaaaaagaaaaaaggcaacaGCAGTCCGCTTGCTCCACCTGAGGGCTTTGGGCTCAaagatctctttcagctctaaaacaTTCTATCCCTCCATTCGCTGGCCGGGAAGTCAGGGAACTGCGATGAGGGCCCAGCTTGGTGACCCTGTTCCTGAGAGTCTACAAACTGCATGGTTTGGATTCGTTTACCTTAAGGTCCTTCTAGCTCTATTAATGTTTCCACATTACTCGGCCTCACAGCCACCTGTGTGCCAGTCTTAGTGGTACAGGAATTAGCCCACGGCCTCACATCTAATCATGCTTTAGGATCTTAGCTCTGTGAGGGTCTGTTAGGCTTATGTATAAAACATGACGTCAGGAACTGGAAACTCAAAACCTCCCAGAAAGACCAATTGTAGAAACCTttttgcaattggaaaaataaataaaaaaatcttcacatCCCATCCCCCTATTCCTACCTCCCTTGGTAAACTGAAACACAAGTATGGTCCATTTTAGAGTCAAGGTCCCTAAAAGCATCCTGAGCCACctgttgggggaggagggaataaAATCTTTTCAACCTCCACTCTTCCACAATTTTCCCTCCCCCTCTGGGACTGAATAATCTCCCTGTTGCCTGTCAGCCTTCTTTCCTTAGATGCGATTAAGGGGCCAGTTTCCAAAGGAGATTACAGGGACAAAACCAGTCTTGCCTTCTGTGAAAGTCTGGAGAGTCTGGGGACAGAGGACTACAACAGCTCACTGAATCTACATGGAGGAATCCCACTGTCACTCTACCCCAATGGCCTTGCTGCCCAGGAGCagtgaggaggaggaaggggaggtgTCTTGGTCCAGAGATAGGTTACCATCTCCCTGGAAAGCAGACCTTCCAAATCAGGTGAAGAACTTGTGGGATGACCAGGATCTCGAGGTAGGTGCTCcctactcccttcttcccacttTGCCCAAGAACCACCTCCAGTTCTCTGCCCATTGGCCTTGTTTCAGATCCTGAGTCAACATCTGCCCCATTTTAGGTTTCTTCTCAAAAGGCCCATCCCCCCTCCATCACGGTGGAACCCACAGATATAAAGGAGGTGGAAAGTGGGGAGCTCAGGTGGCCTCCAGAAGAGTTGCTTTTATCAGACagtgaagaggaagaggatgaggCCTTTTTCCAGGACCAAGATGAAGAATCAGGTGAAGAAAAGTGGTCTGGGAACCCTGGAGATGGAGGAAGGGTCAAGAAGAAATGCAAGTGGGCAGGAAGCAATTTCGTAGGTTGGAGAAAGAGGGAAACCATAGGTTCAATTAGGGTGGCTCAATTTCCTTTTGTTATGGCTCAAGAATACTTAGCCCAGAGTGAGAAAATAGCTTTTATTATGTTACCAAAACGGCACacctctcatggtgggagagaggagcAAGAAACCCAAAATACCAGCTTTTATGCAGTTGGAAAGACTGTTCCTGCCCCTTTTCATGCCAACCATAGGCGGGAGTCACAAACCATACACTTTGCCACCTGCTCAGTATCGTAATGAGCAAGGACAGACAGATCTCCTAGAGCAGGAGGAAAGGAGGTCAGGACTAGGAATGGGATTAGAACTCTCCCAGTTGTGATTGGCTGGCCCCCCTCaacctgtgaagaccaacaattCCCCCCAACATCtttacttccaattttttttgttctgcaaggcaatagggtaaaagtgacttgccaaaagtcatacagctaggtcattattatgtgactgaagctggatttcaacttgggtcctccttactctaggagcaggtactctatccagggcaccacctagtcaccccttacTCCCCACATCTTTAACACCAAATAGCAGAATATAGGAAGATATGAACTCAAAAACCTCCCCCAAACTTAACTGTGACCCTTGGTTTAATTTGCACCCCCAACTTCCTTAAGTGTAAAAGACTTTGTTTGGAAACGCACCTCATTCTCCCACCCCAGGCTGGGCATGGTGTCCCCTGGATACCAGATCCTCCCTAAGAGCCCTCAATCCTGGATCTGACTGGGAGCAGGAAGAAGATACCTGGGAGGAAAGTGAAACTTCTTGGATTTCTGGTGAGTGAGATTAAGATTCCTGCCTTATCTCCAGGTCCCCCCCCCAGGCCAGTGCATAAGACCCTCAGCCCCAAACTCTTGACACTGGAATTGAGTTAGGGTTAGTTTATTGAGCTTTCTGGACCAAATAAGCAAAATAGCTGAGTCCCCGGAAGGGCCCCAGTTCCTGTACAGTCACCAAGCTGCCGCCAGCCCCTCGCTCCAGGCAGGGCAGGCGAACGTCGGGGTCCTCATCCGAGAACTGCACCAGGGTGCCCCGGGGGGCCAGCACCCGCAGACACTCGGACAGCAGCCGCTGGGCCCCGGCCGGGCCCGCCCTGGCCACGGCATCCCAGGTGCCCTTGTCCAGCACCAGCTGGAAGGAGTCGGAAGGGCAGAGGGAGCCCAGGTGGCGGCCGTCAGCCTGCCGGAAGTGCAGGCGCGAGTCGGGGTGCCCGGGGTGCCCTCCCCCGCCTCCCACCAAGTGCTTCATGCGGGACACAGCCGCGGAGGAGAAGTCTACCCCCAGCACGTGCAAGGGCAGGGGCGCTCTGGTGTAGAGCCCGCGGCACAAGTCCGAGGTCCCACAGCCCACATCTAGGACCCTGAGGGGGGCCCCTGCCCGCCCCCCGGGAGCCCCTTCCTGCAGCAGGCCCAGCAGCAGCCCCTGGACCTCCTCGTAGCCAAAAAACCAGTCGAAGTGCGCGGGGCTCCCGGGCGGCCCCTGGGCGTGGAGCCGGCCCCACAGGCGGGGGTCGGCCAGGCAGCCCCCGGCCGggcgcgccccccgcccccgcgcGTGCCCGGCGGCCCAGGAGCGCTCGGCCCCGCGCAGCCGGAGGCCCAGCGTGCGCGGCGCCGCCATCCCGAGGGGCCCCTCCCCCCCGAGgacggggccgggccgggcggcgcTCACGGGAGGGTCTGGCTGGGGGCGGCGGGCCGCGTCCGGGTCCAGCGGCGCCGGCGGTCCAGGCCTGCGAGGGAAAGAGCGGTGAGCGGCGGCGGGCAGCAGCGCGCCCCTGGGCCGCCCGGGGCGGGCGGTGTGCCGGCGAGTGAGGGTAGAACCGGCGGATGGGGGCCGCCGGCACCGAAGACATGGCGCCGGGGGCGGCCGCGCCGCCCTGCTCTGCCTCCGGACATCACGGGGGCCGGGACCGCGCACCCGGCGCCCGCCAAGAAAAGGAGGCGGGAAAGGCCCGCGcccgcgcccccgccccgcgCAGCGCCCACACTCACCCGTGCCGgcaggaaaggggagaagggcgGCCGGGGCCCGCTTATAGCGcggcgccccgcccccggccgggccccgcccccggccctgATTGGCCTCGCTCTGCTCGGGGCGGAGCCTCCCCTCCGCGcggcgccccggccccggccctgcCCCGGGCCCTGATTGGCCGCGCTCTTCTCGGGGCGGAGCCTCCCCTCCGCGcggcgccccggccccgcccccgggccctGATTGGCCGCGCTCTGCTCGGGGCGGAGCCTCCTCTCCGCGCGGCCTGGGCCCGGGCGTTCCTGGGCCCCCTGAGTGCGGCGCCGCGGCCATGGGGGCCCCCGGGGGGAAGATCAACCGGCCGCGCACGGTgactgcggggggggg
The Macrotis lagotis isolate mMagLag1 chromosome 3, bilby.v1.9.chrom.fasta, whole genome shotgun sequence genome window above contains:
- the CSKMT gene encoding citrate synthase-lysine N-methyltransferase CSKMT, mitochondrial, coding for MAAAPHSGGPGTPGPRPRGEEAPPRAERGQSGPGGGAGAPRGGEAPPREERGQSGPGAGPGPGRRAEGRLRPEQSEANQGRGRGPAGGGAPRYKRAPAALLPFPAGTGECGRCAGRGRGRGPFPPPFLGGRRVRGPGPRDVRRQSRAARPPPAPCLRCRRPPSAGSTLTRRHTARPGRPRGALLPAAAHRSFPRRPGPPAPLDPDAARRPQPDPPVSAARPGPVLGGEGPLGMAAPRTLGLRLRGAERSWAAGHARGRGARPAGGCLADPRLWGRLHAQGPPGSPAHFDWFFGYEEVQGLLLGLLQEGAPGGRAGAPLRVLDVGCGTSDLCRGLYTRAPLPLHVLGVDFSSAAVSRMKHLVGGGGGHPGHPDSRLHFRQADGRHLGSLCPSDSFQLVLDKGTWDAVARAGPAGAQRLLSECLRVLAPRGTLVQFSDEDPDVRLPCLERGAGGSLVTVQELGPFRGLSYFAYLVQKAQ